A single Chanos chanos chromosome 8, fChaCha1.1, whole genome shotgun sequence DNA region contains:
- the LOC115818567 gene encoding protein MTSS 1 isoform X4: MEAVIEKECSVLGGLFQTIITDMKSSYPIWEDFINKAGKLQSQLRSTVVAAAAFLDAFQKVADLATSTRGGTRDIGSALTRMCMRHRSIEAKLRQFSMAFIDCLINPLQDQMEEWKRGVNTLDKDHAKEYKRARQEIKKKSSDTLKLQKKAKKGRGDIQPQLDSAMQDVSDKYLLLEETEKQAVRKALIEERARFCTFVSMLRPVVDEEISMLGEITHLQTIADDLQALTVDPHKLPPASEQVIHDLKGSDYNWSYQTPPSSPSTTMSRKSSMCSLNSVNSSDSRSSGSLSHSPSSHCRYRSSTLPQQVPARLSSISSHDSGFISQDAFQSKSPSPMPSDTAPQLPNGFDHYGPADSSYLNGGTGGSGGGFPFFPPPSSISSSSSSSSSTLRSWSRPGSALLPDYPHYCTLGPGMFPSSKVPSWKDWAKPGPYDQPMVNTLRRKKETKDQTDTTMTSSTQPGITMTSPTQPGPISTAQDDSQRARSVATTPKTEDIEVHEELALALSRGLQLDTQRSSRDSLQCSSGYSTQTTTPCCSEDTIPSQVSDYDYFSVGGDPDMEQQEFDKSSTIPRNSDISQSYRKMFQAKRPASTAGLPSTAGPVIVTPGVATIRRTPSTKPSVRRAAALGVGPIPIKTPVIPVRTPTVPDLPGGFQSAPGGSNGTEEEMEEQPSPESPTLREEGGELPMASWSGQASINPPFLPGQQPPCEGGDGEGMDDVDSSDPQGDTMLLAIRRGVKLKKTSTNDRSAPRIA; the protein is encoded by the exons gTGGTACCAGGGATATCGGATCAGCTCTTACTCGGATGTGCATGCGACATCGAAGCATTGAAGCCAAGCTGCGACAGTTCTCCAT GGCTTTCATCGACTGCTTAATTAACCCTCTGCAGGACCAGATGGAAGAGTGGAAGAGAGGAGTGAATACTCTGGATAAGGACCATGCCAAAG AGTATAAGAGGGCCAGGCAAGAAATCAAGAAGAAATCTTCAGACACGCTGAAGCTgcagaaaaaagcaaagaaag GGAGAGGAGACATTCAGCCCCAGCTGGACAGTGCCATGCAGGACGTAAGTGATAAATATCTGCTGCTGGAGGAGACGGAGAAACAGGCCGTGAGGAAGGCTCTGATCGAGGAACGGGCGCGGTTCTGCACCTTCGTGTCCATGCTCAGGCCTGTGGTG GATGAAGAGATCTCTATGCTGGGAGAGATCACCCATCTCCAGACCATCGCCGACGACCTGCAGGCTCTAACCGTGGACCCTCACAAACTGCCGCCCGCCAGCGAACAG GTCATACATGACTTGAAAGGTTCTGACTACAACTGGTCCTATCAGACTCCACCATCCTCACCCAGTACAACCATGTCCAGAAAGTCCAGTATGTGTAG TCTGAACAGTGTCAACAGTAGCGACTCCCGATCCAGTggctcgctctctcactcaccttcCTCACACTGTCGCTACCGCAGCTCCACCCTGCCACAGCAGGTCCCCGCCCGCCTGTCCAGCATCTCCTCCCACGACTCCGGCTTCATCTCCCAGGATGCCTTTCAGTCCAAGTCTCCCTCGCCGATGCCCTCCGACACAGCGCCCCAG TTGCCAAACGGCTTTGATCACTACGGTCCGGCTGACTCGTCATACCTGAACGGAGGGACGGGGGGATCCGGGGGGGGCTTTCCCTTCttccctcctccttcctccatctcctcttcctcatcctcctcttcctccaccctGCGCTCGTGGTCCCGGCCAGGCTCTGCCTTGTTGCCCGACTACCCGCACTATTGTACCCTCGGACCGGGCATGTTCCCATCCTCTAAGGTCCCCAGCTGGAAG gACTGGGCTAAGCCAGGCCCATACGATCAGCCCATGGTGAACACGCTGCGTCGgaaaaaagaaacgaaagaTCAAACAGACACCACGATGACCTCCTCCACACAACCAGGCATCACGATGACCTCCCCCACACAACCAGGCCCAATCAGCACTGCCCAGGATGACAGCCAGAGAGCCAGGAGTGTGGCCACAACACCcaag acagaggacaTTGAGGTGCATGAGGAGCTGGCTCTAGCCCTATCCCGTGGGTTAcagttagacacacagagatccAGCAGGGACTCTTTACAGTGCTCCAGTGGCTACAGCACCCAAACCACTACACCCTGCTGCTCCGAAGATACCATACCATcccaag TGTCTGACTACGACTACTTCTCCGTCGGCGGGGATCCGGACATGGAGCAGCAGGAGTTTGACAAATCCTCCACCATCCCCCGGAACAGCGACATTAGCCAGTCCTACCGCAAAATGTTCCAGGCCAAACGGCCGGCGTCCACCGCGGGCCTCCCGTCCACGGCCGGCCCGGTCATCGTCACTCCGGGCGTGGCCACCATCCGCCGCACGCCTTCCACCAAGCCCTCCGTCCGCCGGGCCGCTGCTCTCGGCGTGGGCCCGATCCCCATAAAGACTCCCGTCATTCCCGTCAGGACGCCCACGGTTCCCGACCTTCCGGGGGGGTTCCAGTCCGCTCCGGGCGGCAGCAACGGGACCGAGGAGGAGATGGAAGAGCAGCCCAGCCCGGAGTCGCCCACCCTGAGGGAGGAGGGCGGAGAGCTGCCCATGGCGTCGTGGAGTGGCCAGGCCTCCATTAACCCCCCCTTCCTGCCCGGTCAGCAGCCCCCGTGTGAGGGCGGAGATGGGGAGGGCATGGACGACGTGGACTCCTCCGACCCCCAAGGAGACACGATGCTCCtggccatccgacgaggggtCAAGCTGAAGAAGACGTCGACAAATGATCGGTCCGCACCGCGGATTGCGTGA
- the LOC115818567 gene encoding protein MTSS 1 isoform X2, whose product MEAVIEKECSVLGGLFQTIITDMKSSYPIWEDFINKAGKLQSQLRSTVVAAAAFLDAFQKVADLATSTRGGTRDIGSALTRMCMRHRSIEAKLRQFSMAFIDCLINPLQDQMEEWKRGVNTLDKDHAKEYKRARQEIKKKSSDTLKLQKKAKKADALGRGDIQPQLDSAMQDVSDKYLLLEETEKQAVRKALIEERARFCTFVSMLRPVVDEEISMLGEITHLQTIADDLQALTVDPHKLPPASEQVIHDLKGSDYNWSYQTPPSSPSTTMSRKSSMCSSLNSVNSSDSRSSGSLSHSPSSHCRYRSSTLPQQVPARLSSISSHDSGFISQDAFQSKSPSPMPSDTAPQPASSSASSEASETAQSVSECSSPSSVGSTEKLPNGFDHYGPADSSYLNGGTGGSGGGFPFFPPPSSISSSSSSSSSTLRSWSRPGSALLPDYPHYCTLGPGMFPSSKVPSWKDWAKPGPYDQPMVNTLRRKKETKDQTDTTMTSSTQPGITMTSPTQPGPISTAQDDSQRARSVATTPKTEDIEVHEELALALSRGLQLDTQRSSRDSLQCSSGYSTQTTTPCCSEDTIPSQVSDYDYFSVGGDPDMEQQEFDKSSTIPRNSDISQSYRKMFQAKRPASTAGLPSTAGPVIVTPGVATIRRTPSTKPSVRRAAALGVGPIPIKTPVIPVRTPTVPDLPGGFQSAPGGSNGTEEEMEEQPSPESPTLREEGGELPMASWSGQASINPPFLPGQQPPCEGGDGEGMDDVDSSDPQGDTMLLAIRRGVKLKKTSTNDRSAPRIA is encoded by the exons gTGGTACCAGGGATATCGGATCAGCTCTTACTCGGATGTGCATGCGACATCGAAGCATTGAAGCCAAGCTGCGACAGTTCTCCAT GGCTTTCATCGACTGCTTAATTAACCCTCTGCAGGACCAGATGGAAGAGTGGAAGAGAGGAGTGAATACTCTGGATAAGGACCATGCCAAAG AGTATAAGAGGGCCAGGCAAGAAATCAAGAAGAAATCTTCAGACACGCTGAAGCTgcagaaaaaagcaaagaaag CTGATGCTTTGG GGAGAGGAGACATTCAGCCCCAGCTGGACAGTGCCATGCAGGACGTAAGTGATAAATATCTGCTGCTGGAGGAGACGGAGAAACAGGCCGTGAGGAAGGCTCTGATCGAGGAACGGGCGCGGTTCTGCACCTTCGTGTCCATGCTCAGGCCTGTGGTG GATGAAGAGATCTCTATGCTGGGAGAGATCACCCATCTCCAGACCATCGCCGACGACCTGCAGGCTCTAACCGTGGACCCTCACAAACTGCCGCCCGCCAGCGAACAG GTCATACATGACTTGAAAGGTTCTGACTACAACTGGTCCTATCAGACTCCACCATCCTCACCCAGTACAACCATGTCCAGAAAGTCCAGTATGTGTAG CAGTCTGAACAGTGTCAACAGTAGCGACTCCCGATCCAGTggctcgctctctcactcaccttcCTCACACTGTCGCTACCGCAGCTCCACCCTGCCACAGCAGGTCCCCGCCCGCCTGTCCAGCATCTCCTCCCACGACTCCGGCTTCATCTCCCAGGATGCCTTTCAGTCCAAGTCTCCCTCGCCGATGCCCTCCGACACAGCGCCCCAG CCTGCCTCGAGCTCAGCGTCTTCAGAAGCCTCTGAGACTGCACAGTCAGTGAGCGAGTGCagctctccctcctctgtcgGCTCCACAGAAAAG TTGCCAAACGGCTTTGATCACTACGGTCCGGCTGACTCGTCATACCTGAACGGAGGGACGGGGGGATCCGGGGGGGGCTTTCCCTTCttccctcctccttcctccatctcctcttcctcatcctcctcttcctccaccctGCGCTCGTGGTCCCGGCCAGGCTCTGCCTTGTTGCCCGACTACCCGCACTATTGTACCCTCGGACCGGGCATGTTCCCATCCTCTAAGGTCCCCAGCTGGAAG gACTGGGCTAAGCCAGGCCCATACGATCAGCCCATGGTGAACACGCTGCGTCGgaaaaaagaaacgaaagaTCAAACAGACACCACGATGACCTCCTCCACACAACCAGGCATCACGATGACCTCCCCCACACAACCAGGCCCAATCAGCACTGCCCAGGATGACAGCCAGAGAGCCAGGAGTGTGGCCACAACACCcaag acagaggacaTTGAGGTGCATGAGGAGCTGGCTCTAGCCCTATCCCGTGGGTTAcagttagacacacagagatccAGCAGGGACTCTTTACAGTGCTCCAGTGGCTACAGCACCCAAACCACTACACCCTGCTGCTCCGAAGATACCATACCATcccaag TGTCTGACTACGACTACTTCTCCGTCGGCGGGGATCCGGACATGGAGCAGCAGGAGTTTGACAAATCCTCCACCATCCCCCGGAACAGCGACATTAGCCAGTCCTACCGCAAAATGTTCCAGGCCAAACGGCCGGCGTCCACCGCGGGCCTCCCGTCCACGGCCGGCCCGGTCATCGTCACTCCGGGCGTGGCCACCATCCGCCGCACGCCTTCCACCAAGCCCTCCGTCCGCCGGGCCGCTGCTCTCGGCGTGGGCCCGATCCCCATAAAGACTCCCGTCATTCCCGTCAGGACGCCCACGGTTCCCGACCTTCCGGGGGGGTTCCAGTCCGCTCCGGGCGGCAGCAACGGGACCGAGGAGGAGATGGAAGAGCAGCCCAGCCCGGAGTCGCCCACCCTGAGGGAGGAGGGCGGAGAGCTGCCCATGGCGTCGTGGAGTGGCCAGGCCTCCATTAACCCCCCCTTCCTGCCCGGTCAGCAGCCCCCGTGTGAGGGCGGAGATGGGGAGGGCATGGACGACGTGGACTCCTCCGACCCCCAAGGAGACACGATGCTCCtggccatccgacgaggggtCAAGCTGAAGAAGACGTCGACAAATGATCGGTCCGCACCGCGGATTGCGTGA
- the LOC115818567 gene encoding protein MTSS 1 isoform X1 has translation MEAVIEKECSVLGGLFQTIITDMKSSYPIWEDFINKAGKLQSQLRSTVVAAAAFLDAFQKVADLATSTRGGTRDIGSALTRMCMRHRSIEAKLRQFSMAFIDCLINPLQDQMEEWKRGVNTLDKDHAKEYKRARQEIKKKSSDTLKLQKKAKKGRGDIQPQLDSAMQDVSDKYLLLEETEKQAVRKALIEERARFCTFVSMLRPVVDEEISMLGEITHLQTIADDLQALTVDPHKLPPASEQVIHDLKGSDYNWSYQTPPSSPSTTMSRKSSMCSSLNSVNSSDSRSSGSLSHSPSSHCRYRSSTLPQQVPARLSSISSHDSGFISQDAFQSKSPSPMPSDTAPQPASSSASSEASETAQSVSECSSPSSVGSTEKLPNGFDHYGPADSSYLNGGTGGSGGGFPFFPPPSSISSSSSSSSSTLRSWSRPGSALLPDYPHYCTLGPGMFPSSKVPSWKDWAKPGPYDQPMVNTLRRKKETKDQTDTTMTSSTQPGITMTSPTQPGPISTAQDDSQRARSVATTPKDIEVHEELALALSRGLQLDTQRSSRDSLQCSSGYSTQTTTPCCSEDTIPSQVSDYDYFSVGGDPDMEQQEFDKSSTIPRNSDISQSYRKMFQAKRPASTAGLPSTAGPVIVTPGVATIRRTPSTKPSVRRAAALGVGPIPIKTPVIPVRTPTVPDLPGGFQSAPGGSNGTEEEMEEQPSPESPTLREEGGELPMASWSGQASINPPFLPGQQPPCEGGDGEGMDDVDSSDPQGDTMLLAIRRGVKLKKTSTNDRSAPRIA, from the exons gTGGTACCAGGGATATCGGATCAGCTCTTACTCGGATGTGCATGCGACATCGAAGCATTGAAGCCAAGCTGCGACAGTTCTCCAT GGCTTTCATCGACTGCTTAATTAACCCTCTGCAGGACCAGATGGAAGAGTGGAAGAGAGGAGTGAATACTCTGGATAAGGACCATGCCAAAG AGTATAAGAGGGCCAGGCAAGAAATCAAGAAGAAATCTTCAGACACGCTGAAGCTgcagaaaaaagcaaagaaag GGAGAGGAGACATTCAGCCCCAGCTGGACAGTGCCATGCAGGACGTAAGTGATAAATATCTGCTGCTGGAGGAGACGGAGAAACAGGCCGTGAGGAAGGCTCTGATCGAGGAACGGGCGCGGTTCTGCACCTTCGTGTCCATGCTCAGGCCTGTGGTG GATGAAGAGATCTCTATGCTGGGAGAGATCACCCATCTCCAGACCATCGCCGACGACCTGCAGGCTCTAACCGTGGACCCTCACAAACTGCCGCCCGCCAGCGAACAG GTCATACATGACTTGAAAGGTTCTGACTACAACTGGTCCTATCAGACTCCACCATCCTCACCCAGTACAACCATGTCCAGAAAGTCCAGTATGTGTAG CAGTCTGAACAGTGTCAACAGTAGCGACTCCCGATCCAGTggctcgctctctcactcaccttcCTCACACTGTCGCTACCGCAGCTCCACCCTGCCACAGCAGGTCCCCGCCCGCCTGTCCAGCATCTCCTCCCACGACTCCGGCTTCATCTCCCAGGATGCCTTTCAGTCCAAGTCTCCCTCGCCGATGCCCTCCGACACAGCGCCCCAG CCTGCCTCGAGCTCAGCGTCTTCAGAAGCCTCTGAGACTGCACAGTCAGTGAGCGAGTGCagctctccctcctctgtcgGCTCCACAGAAAAG TTGCCAAACGGCTTTGATCACTACGGTCCGGCTGACTCGTCATACCTGAACGGAGGGACGGGGGGATCCGGGGGGGGCTTTCCCTTCttccctcctccttcctccatctcctcttcctcatcctcctcttcctccaccctGCGCTCGTGGTCCCGGCCAGGCTCTGCCTTGTTGCCCGACTACCCGCACTATTGTACCCTCGGACCGGGCATGTTCCCATCCTCTAAGGTCCCCAGCTGGAAG gACTGGGCTAAGCCAGGCCCATACGATCAGCCCATGGTGAACACGCTGCGTCGgaaaaaagaaacgaaagaTCAAACAGACACCACGATGACCTCCTCCACACAACCAGGCATCACGATGACCTCCCCCACACAACCAGGCCCAATCAGCACTGCCCAGGATGACAGCCAGAGAGCCAGGAGTGTGGCCACAACACCcaag gacaTTGAGGTGCATGAGGAGCTGGCTCTAGCCCTATCCCGTGGGTTAcagttagacacacagagatccAGCAGGGACTCTTTACAGTGCTCCAGTGGCTACAGCACCCAAACCACTACACCCTGCTGCTCCGAAGATACCATACCATcccaag TGTCTGACTACGACTACTTCTCCGTCGGCGGGGATCCGGACATGGAGCAGCAGGAGTTTGACAAATCCTCCACCATCCCCCGGAACAGCGACATTAGCCAGTCCTACCGCAAAATGTTCCAGGCCAAACGGCCGGCGTCCACCGCGGGCCTCCCGTCCACGGCCGGCCCGGTCATCGTCACTCCGGGCGTGGCCACCATCCGCCGCACGCCTTCCACCAAGCCCTCCGTCCGCCGGGCCGCTGCTCTCGGCGTGGGCCCGATCCCCATAAAGACTCCCGTCATTCCCGTCAGGACGCCCACGGTTCCCGACCTTCCGGGGGGGTTCCAGTCCGCTCCGGGCGGCAGCAACGGGACCGAGGAGGAGATGGAAGAGCAGCCCAGCCCGGAGTCGCCCACCCTGAGGGAGGAGGGCGGAGAGCTGCCCATGGCGTCGTGGAGTGGCCAGGCCTCCATTAACCCCCCCTTCCTGCCCGGTCAGCAGCCCCCGTGTGAGGGCGGAGATGGGGAGGGCATGGACGACGTGGACTCCTCCGACCCCCAAGGAGACACGATGCTCCtggccatccgacgaggggtCAAGCTGAAGAAGACGTCGACAAATGATCGGTCCGCACCGCGGATTGCGTGA
- the LOC115818567 gene encoding protein MTSS 1 isoform X5, with translation MCMRHRSIEAKLRQFSMAFIDCLINPLQDQMEEWKRGVNTLDKDHAKEYKRARQEIKKKSSDTLKLQKKAKKGRGDIQPQLDSAMQDVSDKYLLLEETEKQAVRKALIEERARFCTFVSMLRPVVDEEISMLGEITHLQTIADDLQALTVDPHKLPPASEQVIHDLKGSDYNWSYQTPPSSPSTTMSRKSSMCSSLNSVNSSDSRSSGSLSHSPSSHCRYRSSTLPQQVPARLSSISSHDSGFISQDAFQSKSPSPMPSDTAPQLPNGFDHYGPADSSYLNGGTGGSGGGFPFFPPPSSISSSSSSSSSTLRSWSRPGSALLPDYPHYCTLGPGMFPSSKVPSWKDWAKPGPYDQPMVNTLRRKKETKDQTDTTMTSSTQPGITMTSPTQPGPISTAQDDSQRARSVATTPKTEDIEVHEELALALSRGLQLDTQRSSRDSLQCSSGYSTQTTTPCCSEDTIPSQVSDYDYFSVGGDPDMEQQEFDKSSTIPRNSDISQSYRKMFQAKRPASTAGLPSTAGPVIVTPGVATIRRTPSTKPSVRRAAALGVGPIPIKTPVIPVRTPTVPDLPGGFQSAPGGSNGTEEEMEEQPSPESPTLREEGGELPMASWSGQASINPPFLPGQQPPCEGGDGEGMDDVDSSDPQGDTMLLAIRRGVKLKKTSTNDRSAPRIA, from the exons ATGTGCATGCGACATCGAAGCATTGAAGCCAAGCTGCGACAGTTCTCCAT GGCTTTCATCGACTGCTTAATTAACCCTCTGCAGGACCAGATGGAAGAGTGGAAGAGAGGAGTGAATACTCTGGATAAGGACCATGCCAAAG AGTATAAGAGGGCCAGGCAAGAAATCAAGAAGAAATCTTCAGACACGCTGAAGCTgcagaaaaaagcaaagaaag GGAGAGGAGACATTCAGCCCCAGCTGGACAGTGCCATGCAGGACGTAAGTGATAAATATCTGCTGCTGGAGGAGACGGAGAAACAGGCCGTGAGGAAGGCTCTGATCGAGGAACGGGCGCGGTTCTGCACCTTCGTGTCCATGCTCAGGCCTGTGGTG GATGAAGAGATCTCTATGCTGGGAGAGATCACCCATCTCCAGACCATCGCCGACGACCTGCAGGCTCTAACCGTGGACCCTCACAAACTGCCGCCCGCCAGCGAACAG GTCATACATGACTTGAAAGGTTCTGACTACAACTGGTCCTATCAGACTCCACCATCCTCACCCAGTACAACCATGTCCAGAAAGTCCAGTATGTGTAG CAGTCTGAACAGTGTCAACAGTAGCGACTCCCGATCCAGTggctcgctctctcactcaccttcCTCACACTGTCGCTACCGCAGCTCCACCCTGCCACAGCAGGTCCCCGCCCGCCTGTCCAGCATCTCCTCCCACGACTCCGGCTTCATCTCCCAGGATGCCTTTCAGTCCAAGTCTCCCTCGCCGATGCCCTCCGACACAGCGCCCCAG TTGCCAAACGGCTTTGATCACTACGGTCCGGCTGACTCGTCATACCTGAACGGAGGGACGGGGGGATCCGGGGGGGGCTTTCCCTTCttccctcctccttcctccatctcctcttcctcatcctcctcttcctccaccctGCGCTCGTGGTCCCGGCCAGGCTCTGCCTTGTTGCCCGACTACCCGCACTATTGTACCCTCGGACCGGGCATGTTCCCATCCTCTAAGGTCCCCAGCTGGAAG gACTGGGCTAAGCCAGGCCCATACGATCAGCCCATGGTGAACACGCTGCGTCGgaaaaaagaaacgaaagaTCAAACAGACACCACGATGACCTCCTCCACACAACCAGGCATCACGATGACCTCCCCCACACAACCAGGCCCAATCAGCACTGCCCAGGATGACAGCCAGAGAGCCAGGAGTGTGGCCACAACACCcaag acagaggacaTTGAGGTGCATGAGGAGCTGGCTCTAGCCCTATCCCGTGGGTTAcagttagacacacagagatccAGCAGGGACTCTTTACAGTGCTCCAGTGGCTACAGCACCCAAACCACTACACCCTGCTGCTCCGAAGATACCATACCATcccaag TGTCTGACTACGACTACTTCTCCGTCGGCGGGGATCCGGACATGGAGCAGCAGGAGTTTGACAAATCCTCCACCATCCCCCGGAACAGCGACATTAGCCAGTCCTACCGCAAAATGTTCCAGGCCAAACGGCCGGCGTCCACCGCGGGCCTCCCGTCCACGGCCGGCCCGGTCATCGTCACTCCGGGCGTGGCCACCATCCGCCGCACGCCTTCCACCAAGCCCTCCGTCCGCCGGGCCGCTGCTCTCGGCGTGGGCCCGATCCCCATAAAGACTCCCGTCATTCCCGTCAGGACGCCCACGGTTCCCGACCTTCCGGGGGGGTTCCAGTCCGCTCCGGGCGGCAGCAACGGGACCGAGGAGGAGATGGAAGAGCAGCCCAGCCCGGAGTCGCCCACCCTGAGGGAGGAGGGCGGAGAGCTGCCCATGGCGTCGTGGAGTGGCCAGGCCTCCATTAACCCCCCCTTCCTGCCCGGTCAGCAGCCCCCGTGTGAGGGCGGAGATGGGGAGGGCATGGACGACGTGGACTCCTCCGACCCCCAAGGAGACACGATGCTCCtggccatccgacgaggggtCAAGCTGAAGAAGACGTCGACAAATGATCGGTCCGCACCGCGGATTGCGTGA
- the LOC115818567 gene encoding protein MTSS 1 isoform X3, producing the protein MEAVIEKECSVLGGLFQTIITDMKSSYPIWEDFINKAGKLQSQLRSTVVAAAAFLDAFQKVADLATSTRGGTRDIGSALTRMCMRHRSIEAKLRQFSMAFIDCLINPLQDQMEEWKRGVNTLDKDHAKEYKRARQEIKKKSSDTLKLQKKAKKGRGDIQPQLDSAMQDVSDKYLLLEETEKQAVRKALIEERARFCTFVSMLRPVVDEEISMLGEITHLQTIADDLQALTVDPHKLPPASEQVIHDLKGSDYNWSYQTPPSSPSTTMSRKSSMCSSLNSVNSSDSRSSGSLSHSPSSHCRYRSSTLPQQVPARLSSISSHDSGFISQDAFQSKSPSPMPSDTAPQLPNGFDHYGPADSSYLNGGTGGSGGGFPFFPPPSSISSSSSSSSSTLRSWSRPGSALLPDYPHYCTLGPGMFPSSKVPSWKDWAKPGPYDQPMVNTLRRKKETKDQTDTTMTSSTQPGITMTSPTQPGPISTAQDDSQRARSVATTPKTEDIEVHEELALALSRGLQLDTQRSSRDSLQCSSGYSTQTTTPCCSEDTIPSQVSDYDYFSVGGDPDMEQQEFDKSSTIPRNSDISQSYRKMFQAKRPASTAGLPSTAGPVIVTPGVATIRRTPSTKPSVRRAAALGVGPIPIKTPVIPVRTPTVPDLPGGFQSAPGGSNGTEEEMEEQPSPESPTLREEGGELPMASWSGQASINPPFLPGQQPPCEGGDGEGMDDVDSSDPQGDTMLLAIRRGVKLKKTSTNDRSAPRIA; encoded by the exons gTGGTACCAGGGATATCGGATCAGCTCTTACTCGGATGTGCATGCGACATCGAAGCATTGAAGCCAAGCTGCGACAGTTCTCCAT GGCTTTCATCGACTGCTTAATTAACCCTCTGCAGGACCAGATGGAAGAGTGGAAGAGAGGAGTGAATACTCTGGATAAGGACCATGCCAAAG AGTATAAGAGGGCCAGGCAAGAAATCAAGAAGAAATCTTCAGACACGCTGAAGCTgcagaaaaaagcaaagaaag GGAGAGGAGACATTCAGCCCCAGCTGGACAGTGCCATGCAGGACGTAAGTGATAAATATCTGCTGCTGGAGGAGACGGAGAAACAGGCCGTGAGGAAGGCTCTGATCGAGGAACGGGCGCGGTTCTGCACCTTCGTGTCCATGCTCAGGCCTGTGGTG GATGAAGAGATCTCTATGCTGGGAGAGATCACCCATCTCCAGACCATCGCCGACGACCTGCAGGCTCTAACCGTGGACCCTCACAAACTGCCGCCCGCCAGCGAACAG GTCATACATGACTTGAAAGGTTCTGACTACAACTGGTCCTATCAGACTCCACCATCCTCACCCAGTACAACCATGTCCAGAAAGTCCAGTATGTGTAG CAGTCTGAACAGTGTCAACAGTAGCGACTCCCGATCCAGTggctcgctctctcactcaccttcCTCACACTGTCGCTACCGCAGCTCCACCCTGCCACAGCAGGTCCCCGCCCGCCTGTCCAGCATCTCCTCCCACGACTCCGGCTTCATCTCCCAGGATGCCTTTCAGTCCAAGTCTCCCTCGCCGATGCCCTCCGACACAGCGCCCCAG TTGCCAAACGGCTTTGATCACTACGGTCCGGCTGACTCGTCATACCTGAACGGAGGGACGGGGGGATCCGGGGGGGGCTTTCCCTTCttccctcctccttcctccatctcctcttcctcatcctcctcttcctccaccctGCGCTCGTGGTCCCGGCCAGGCTCTGCCTTGTTGCCCGACTACCCGCACTATTGTACCCTCGGACCGGGCATGTTCCCATCCTCTAAGGTCCCCAGCTGGAAG gACTGGGCTAAGCCAGGCCCATACGATCAGCCCATGGTGAACACGCTGCGTCGgaaaaaagaaacgaaagaTCAAACAGACACCACGATGACCTCCTCCACACAACCAGGCATCACGATGACCTCCCCCACACAACCAGGCCCAATCAGCACTGCCCAGGATGACAGCCAGAGAGCCAGGAGTGTGGCCACAACACCcaag acagaggacaTTGAGGTGCATGAGGAGCTGGCTCTAGCCCTATCCCGTGGGTTAcagttagacacacagagatccAGCAGGGACTCTTTACAGTGCTCCAGTGGCTACAGCACCCAAACCACTACACCCTGCTGCTCCGAAGATACCATACCATcccaag TGTCTGACTACGACTACTTCTCCGTCGGCGGGGATCCGGACATGGAGCAGCAGGAGTTTGACAAATCCTCCACCATCCCCCGGAACAGCGACATTAGCCAGTCCTACCGCAAAATGTTCCAGGCCAAACGGCCGGCGTCCACCGCGGGCCTCCCGTCCACGGCCGGCCCGGTCATCGTCACTCCGGGCGTGGCCACCATCCGCCGCACGCCTTCCACCAAGCCCTCCGTCCGCCGGGCCGCTGCTCTCGGCGTGGGCCCGATCCCCATAAAGACTCCCGTCATTCCCGTCAGGACGCCCACGGTTCCCGACCTTCCGGGGGGGTTCCAGTCCGCTCCGGGCGGCAGCAACGGGACCGAGGAGGAGATGGAAGAGCAGCCCAGCCCGGAGTCGCCCACCCTGAGGGAGGAGGGCGGAGAGCTGCCCATGGCGTCGTGGAGTGGCCAGGCCTCCATTAACCCCCCCTTCCTGCCCGGTCAGCAGCCCCCGTGTGAGGGCGGAGATGGGGAGGGCATGGACGACGTGGACTCCTCCGACCCCCAAGGAGACACGATGCTCCtggccatccgacgaggggtCAAGCTGAAGAAGACGTCGACAAATGATCGGTCCGCACCGCGGATTGCGTGA